A region of the Solidesulfovibrio fructosivorans JJ] genome:
ACGTTTTTCACCTTCACCGCCGTCACCTTCTTGTCGTCGCCGAGAATTTCCGTGACCACGGAGCCGAGAAGCAGGGCCACGCCCGCCTTGGCCACCGCGTCCTGGAGGTATTTTTCGGCCCGCAGCTCCTGGCGTCGATGGATGACGGTCACGTCCACGCCCAAGTTTTTCAGATGCAGCGCGTCGGTGAGGGCCGTGTCCCCGCCGCCGACGATGACGGCCTTCTTTTCCTTGTACAGATAGCCGTCGCAGGTCGAGCAGTAGCTGACGCCGAAGCCGAAGTAGCGGTCCTCGCCGGGCACGCCGAGCTTCTTCCAGGTCGCGCCGGTGGCCAGGATCAGCGCCTTGGCCAGATATACCGTCTTGTCGGTGTAGACCTCGATATTCCGGCCGACCTTGACCTCTTCGATGCCTTCGCCTTCGTGCACTTGGGCGTAGCCGCGCGCCTGATCGGCGATCATCTCCATCAGCCGTTTGCCCGGCACGTTGGCGAACCCGGGATAGTTCTCCACCACCGGGGTAAGCGCCACCTGGCCGCCGATGACGTTTTTCTCCAGCACCACGGCCGAAAGCCCGCTTCGCGCGGCGTACATGGCGGCCGTCAGCCCGGCCGGCCCGGCCCCGGCCACCACCACGTCCACCTCGACGACATCCTGTCCGCCATCCTCCAGCTCGTGGTGTCCGCCAAGGAACTCCTCGGCGGTCTTGAGCGTCACCAACTCCGCCACGAAACGCTCCTCGGGCAACAGCCCCAGGGTCGAAAATTCGTCGTTGATGATGGTGTGCGGCACCGAGCCGATCTGGTGTTGCTGGGCCAGCTCGATGTGCTGGGAGGCGTCCACGCAGTCGGCGGACACGAGGTCCGGCCGCTCGATGGCGCAGTGGAAGGCATTGGCCACCTGCCCCGGGCAGTACGGGCAGGAGGGGTTGACGAACACCTGGATATGGCGCTCCTCGGTCAGCTCCTTGAGCAGCCCCTGGGACGTCTGGCCCAGGCCGCTCTTGCCGACCGAAATGCGCAGGATGGTCTCGATCAGCGTGCGCGCCTCCTCGCCGAGCGGCGCGCCCAGGTAGCGGATCTTGTACCGGTCCGGGGCCAAAAGCAGCGTGGGAGAGAAATCCACGCCGTGCTGTCTGGCCGCGTCGCTTTCCAAAGTCTCGAACCTAGCCGTGATTTTGTCCGTGATCTCAGCCAGCTCCCGGCACAAGGATTCCATGAAGCCGTTGTACGGGACGTTCTGTTTGGGATCGGTGAAAACAAGCAATTCCACCGGTTCCTGCATCGGTTCAAAAAACTTTTTGAGTTCCGGAATGTTGTCTTTCGAGATGAGTCGTTTGGGCTCGTCCTTTGCCGCCTTCTTCGTATCCTTGGCTTTCTTGTCCTTGTCACCGCCAAAAAGGGCCATGGTGCCGCTCCTTGAAGTCGAAATACAAAAGGTTCGGCCATTATGTAGCGCAAGCCGACACCATGCGCAAACAATCGAACGTTTTTCCGCTTTTTTTCTTGCCGCTGGAACCAAAAAGCATACAAAGGAAGCAGGGAGCCAGGTCCTCACGGTCCTGGGTGTTACGCAAACAGGGGGAGAAAGACATGAGAAGCGCTCTCGTGTCGTTGGCGTTGGTTTTTTATGCGGTCATCATGCTGCTGTTCCCATCCGCCTGGGAGATCATCCCCGAAGCCGAAGCCCGCCGCCTGATCGACGGCGCTTAGCCGTCGGCGGGCGA
Encoded here:
- a CDS encoding FAD-dependent oxidoreductase; its protein translation is MALFGGDKDKKAKDTKKAAKDEPKRLISKDNIPELKKFFEPMQEPVELLVFTDPKQNVPYNGFMESLCRELAEITDKITARFETLESDAARQHGVDFSPTLLLAPDRYKIRYLGAPLGEEARTLIETILRISVGKSGLGQTSQGLLKELTEERHIQVFVNPSCPYCPGQVANAFHCAIERPDLVSADCVDASQHIELAQQHQIGSVPHTIINDEFSTLGLLPEERFVAELVTLKTAEEFLGGHHELEDGGQDVVEVDVVVAGAGPAGLTAAMYAARSGLSAVVLEKNVIGGQVALTPVVENYPGFANVPGKRLMEMIADQARGYAQVHEGEGIEEVKVGRNIEVYTDKTVYLAKALILATGATWKKLGVPGEDRYFGFGVSYCSTCDGYLYKEKKAVIVGGGDTALTDALHLKNLGVDVTVIHRRQELRAEKYLQDAVAKAGVALLLGSVVTEILGDDKKVTAVKVKNVVDDSEQEITTDAVFVAIGLEPNTAIAEELGLKLDKDGFIRTDRGKRTSIPRIYAAGDVTAGARQIVTAVGDGSTAALSAFEDLSHPYWKKEKA